A single region of the Bdellovibrio bacteriovorus genome encodes:
- a CDS encoding superoxide dismutase family protein translates to MKKLLLVAPVALMFAGCGLFQKKTSDSTTSTTSEQTSSQDAAALAPTRAQAVLKASHDSKVKGIIHFTEDGNLKIETMAEGLKPGPHGFHIHEVGDCSKGDFSSAGGHFNPTQGHHGSTDSKHRHAGDLGNLMANGKGKANVTMTVEGLTLKPGPNSIIGKAVIIHKDKDDLKSQPAGNSGPRIACGVIEAVK, encoded by the coding sequence ATGAAAAAATTATTGCTTGTTGCACCCGTTGCTTTGATGTTTGCCGGCTGTGGCTTGTTTCAGAAAAAGACTTCAGATTCAACGACTTCGACAACCTCAGAACAGACTTCGTCTCAAGACGCCGCAGCGTTGGCGCCTACACGCGCGCAAGCTGTCCTCAAAGCTTCTCACGATTCAAAAGTGAAAGGCATCATCCACTTCACTGAAGATGGAAATTTGAAAATTGAAACTATGGCAGAAGGTTTAAAGCCAGGTCCCCATGGTTTTCATATTCATGAAGTTGGTGACTGCTCTAAGGGAGATTTCTCTTCTGCGGGTGGCCACTTCAATCCAACACAAGGACATCATGGGTCTACAGATTCTAAACACCGTCACGCCGGTGATTTGGGAAATCTAATGGCGAACGGCAAAGGAAAAGCCAACGTAACAATGACGGTAGAAGGCCTGACGTTAAAGCCAGGACCTAACAGCATCATTGGTAAGGCTGTCATTATTCACAAAGATAAAGATGATTTGAAATCTCAACCTGCGGGTAATTCCGGTCCACGTATCGCGTGCGGAGTTATTGAGGCTGTAAAATAA